The sequence below is a genomic window from Acaryochloris thomasi RCC1774.
TACCTGACCACCGCAATCATGTATAACCTGGCAGATGTCTTGAATCTCTTCTTCAAAGACGCCGTGGGTAGACGGGTAGGTGACCATTAATGCCGCAAGGTCATCCCGATGCTGTTCGGCTTTTTGTTTTAGATCAGCCACGTCGATGTTGCCAAACTCATCGCAGCCCACCACAACAACTTTCATCCCGGCCATGACGGCACTGGCAGGGTTGGTGCCGTGGGCCGAGTCAGGAATCAGACAAATCTTGCGATGGCTGTTGTCCTGACTCTCGTGATACTTGCGAATCACAAGTAGCCCCGAGTATTCGCCCTGAGATCCAGCATTGGGCTGCAGAGAGATGCCTGCGAAGCCCGTGATTTCAGCGAGGGAATCCTCAAGCTGTTGAAATAGCTCCTGGTAGCCCTGAGTTTGCTCCACAGGTGCGAAGGGGTGGATCTGACCAAATTCGGGCCAAGTTACCGGCAGCATCTCGGATGTTGCATTCAGCTTCATCGTGCAAGAGCCGAGAGGAATCATGGAGGTGGTCAGCGACAGGTCTTTGTTCTGAAGTTGCTGCATGTAGCGCAGGAGTTCAGTTTCAGAATGATGTTGATTAAAGACCGGATGGGTTAAATAGGGAGTGGTGCGCTGCAGGTTCTCGGGCAGGCTTGTGACTGCAGCGGCAGCAAGGTCTTCTAGGCTGAGGGCATCATCACTGAAGATTTTCAAGATATCTAGGATATCGGCAGCTGTGGTGGTTTCGTCGAGGGAAATGCCGACGATCTTGTCGTCCACAGGACGGAGGTTGATTTTATGGGATTGCGATCGCATCCCCACCTCTTCTCCATCTAGGTCTCCTAACCGGACCTGAAGCGTATCGAAATATTGTTCACTCACCAGCTCAAAGCCAAGCTTCTTCAGCCCCGCTGCCAACACCGCCGTTAGCAAATGCACTCGCTCTGCAATTTGCTTCAGCCCCGCAGGACCGTGGTAGACCGCATACATGCTAGCGGTGACAGCTAGCAAAACCTGAGCCGTACAAATATTGCTGGTCGCCTTATCCCGTCGGATATGCTGTTCACGGGTCTGGAGCGCTAACCGCAACGCATCCTTACCCTGAGCATCATGGGACATGCCCACAATCCGTCCAGGAATTTTGCGCTGGTAGGCGGCTTTTGTCGCAAAGAACGCGGCGTGAGGACCACCGTAACCGAGGGGAACACCCAATCGCTGACTATTACCCACTGCGATATCGGCTCCAAACTCTCCGGGAGGCGTTAACAGCGTCAGACTCAGCAAGTCGGTAGCAACGGTGACTAGTGCGCCTGCGGCATGGGCCTGTTCAATGAATTCTTTGTAATCTTGAATCGAGCCATCCGTGGCCGGATACTGCAGCAGTGCGCCAAAGGTTTCGCCCTCTGGGAAGCTAAATTGCTGATGATCGCCAACCACAACGCTAATGCCCAAAGGCAAAGCACGGGTGTGAATAATCTCAATGGTTTGCGGATGGCACAGTTCCGAAACGAAAAAGGTGGTGGCGTTTTTTTTCTTCTGGACGTTGTAGCTCATCGCCATTGCTTCTGCAGCGGCAGTGCCTTCATCTAGCAGAGAAGCATTGGCAATATCAAGACCTGTCAGATCTTTAATGACGGTTTGGAAGTTGAGCAGGGCTTCTAAGCGCCCCTGGGCGATCTCAGCTTGGTACGGCGTATATTGCGTATACCAACCAGGGTTCTCCAGAATATTCCGCAGAATGACAGGGGGCGTGATGCAGCCGGAGTACCCCATTCCGATGTAGGAGCGGAAGATTTTGTT
It includes:
- the gcvP gene encoding aminomethyl-transferring glycine dehydrogenase is translated as MTDSSTLKPLTPQGQNSAVPASNGRVGSTKPNIPAALLPTDRFEHRHIGPQDDEVAQMLEQMGYDSLDALIDKVVPAQIRMNQPLQLDQGKGEHELMQELRAIASQNKIFRSYIGMGYSGCITPPVILRNILENPGWYTQYTPYQAEIAQGRLEALLNFQTVIKDLTGLDIANASLLDEGTAAAEAMAMSYNVQKKKNATTFFVSELCHPQTIEIIHTRALPLGISVVVGDHQQFSFPEGETFGALLQYPATDGSIQDYKEFIEQAHAAGALVTVATDLLSLTLLTPPGEFGADIAVGNSQRLGVPLGYGGPHAAFFATKAAYQRKIPGRIVGMSHDAQGKDALRLALQTREQHIRRDKATSNICTAQVLLAVTASMYAVYHGPAGLKQIAERVHLLTAVLAAGLKKLGFELVSEQYFDTLQVRLGDLDGEEVGMRSQSHKINLRPVDDKIVGISLDETTTAADILDILKIFSDDALSLEDLAAAAVTSLPENLQRTTPYLTHPVFNQHHSETELLRYMQQLQNKDLSLTTSMIPLGSCTMKLNATSEMLPVTWPEFGQIHPFAPVEQTQGYQELFQQLEDSLAEITGFAGISLQPNAGSQGEYSGLLVIRKYHESQDNSHRKICLIPDSAHGTNPASAVMAGMKVVVVGCDEFGNIDVADLKQKAEQHRDDLAALMVTYPSTHGVFEEEIQDICQVIHDCGGQVYMDGANMNAQVGLCRPGDIGADVCHLNLHKTFCIPHGGGGPGMGPIGVQSHLVPFLPTHPVIPVGSKEGIGAVSAAPWGSPSILPISWVYISLMGAEGLKKATEVAILNANYIAQRLEKHYPVLFKGKTGLVAHECILDLRQLKKTAGIEVDDIAKRLIDYGFHAPTVSWPVPGTIMVEPTESESKAELDRFCEAMISIRAEIAEIELGQCDRTDNPLKHAPHTAEVVIADTWEHSYSREQAAYPEPWVRDAKFWPAVGRVDNAFGDRNLVCSCPSMDAYADE